A stretch of the Dioscorea cayenensis subsp. rotundata cultivar TDr96_F1 chromosome 4, TDr96_F1_v2_PseudoChromosome.rev07_lg8_w22 25.fasta, whole genome shotgun sequence genome encodes the following:
- the LOC120259154 gene encoding 50S ribosomal protein L31, chloroplastic, with protein sequence MALTLTTPFLPSLKASPKSHRMEVKPKSVMVECRKKGGIHPEFHEDAKVYCNGELVMTTGGTQKEYTVDVWSGNHPFYLGNRSALLIDADQVEKFRKKYGDMSPDLLKIPVLKHGEIVLPTKKKAAPGKGKGKK encoded by the exons ATGGCGCTAACCCTAACAACTCCATTCCTCCCGTCCCTGAAAGCTTCCCCCAAATCCCATCGTATGGAG GTGAAACCTAAATCAGTGATGGTGGAGTGCCGGAAAAAGGGCGGTATCCACCCCGAGTTCCATGAGGACGCCAAGGTGTACTGCAATGGCGAGCTGGTGATGACCACCGGAGGCACGCAGAAGGAGTACACCGTCGACGTGTGGTCAGGCAACCACCCGTTTTATCTCGGTAACCGATCCGCCTTGCTGATCGACGCTGATCAGGTTGAGAAGTTCCGCAAGAAGTATGGAGACATGTCCCCCGATCTCCTGAAGATTCCTGTTCTCAAGCATGGCGAGATCGTGCTGCCCACCAAGAAGAAGGCCGCGCCGGGTAAGGGCAAAGGCAAGAAATAG
- the LOC120258655 gene encoding uncharacterized protein LOC120258655 produces MDLKIFTWNCRGISNPRFFSRIQDVIARLKPNFLCLVETKANASRVWRFCNKLHRWWDWAAISSSGLSGGILVLWKRSIGIVTPVASSRLVLHLVITTYDKTWILSTVYNSQILSDQKLLWRSLQGFSSLSIPWLLSGDFNAISSREEHRGGNFSHYASKSSFFSDFIFSNNLFDLGFSGSRFTWCNGQEGLARRWARLDRFLANSLWLLDFQRISNTHLPRIFSDHSPLLLSAFKSAYIPKKSFRFGNCWLDYAGCHKSVLRAWAGCTNSSPLRSFSLAVSRTKQFVLGWRNSCHGNIEVEIENIEKEIRSLEDAPSSSDASWNSTWLRALHNRRNALLRQKDIYWRQRAHAHWLHHSDRNSNFFHNSVKIRHHRNRINFIKDSTDNPSLSSDFRPISLCNVCYKIVTKILATRLRSVIHKIVGPEQNGFLPGRGTFDNIIAVQEIAHSLEFDFPAHPRMILKIDIEKAFDTIEWLAILATLSRMGFPLVWINLIKSCLSSASFSIVINGQNSPWFSSSRGVRQGDPISPLIFILVSQNLSALLNKALSLQLVPGFHCALTRNFNHLMFADDLIIITLASRKIARNCVLCLNLYQSLTGQKPNLSKSQFFLPSWANRTIARSISRILGFNQGIFPFMYLGVPISPKRLPAPHFNSITNRVRNTIHSWNHSSISTAGRAILLNSSIFSVPTYHLSVMHLPVSILNDISKLARSFLLGKTGNCSGFHSIPWTVTTLPKSEGGLEIRNLSLVQHSLMAKNIFAVLNMDNRIWVDIFKIKYKDWHPWSIPSVSNASWFFKSFSKNASILKNNLHIISCNPATANLWNDPILLDLPISCKPTFWNMDFSPHEVSFMDLFDGNSLHRPTLTNLLGTSLNWDWIDKLKFDTQSVPLWVWAPRNS; encoded by the exons ATGGATCTAAAAATTTTCACTTGGAACTGTAGGGGTATCTCCAATCCTCGGTTTTTTAGCCGAATTCAAGATGTTATCGCTCGCTTGAAGCCCAACTTTCTCTGCCTGGTTGAGACCAAAGCCAATGCCTCTCGGGTCTGGCGCTTCTGCAATAAACTCCATCGTTGGTGGGACTGGGCTGCCATCTCCTCCTCCGGCCTATCGGGAGGCATCCTTGTGCTTTGGAAGAGATCTATTGGCATAGTCACTCCCGTGGCTTCCTCTCGTTTGGTTCTTCATTTAGTCATTACCACCTACGATAAAACTTGGATTCTCTCTACTGTTTATAACTCACAGATCCTTTCTGATCAGAAACTGCTTTGGAGATCTCTCCAGGGTTTTTCTAGTCTCTCCATTCCCTGGCTTCTCTCGGGCGATTTCAATGCCATCTCCTCTCGGGAGGAACACAGGGGCGGAAACTTTTCTCACTACGCGTCTAAATCTTCCTTTTTCTCTGATTTCATTTTCTCTAACAACCTCTTTGACTTAGGCTTCTCTGGATCCCGCTTCACTTGGTGCAATGGTCAGGAGGGTCTTGCTCGCCGTTGGGCTAGATTAGATCGTTTTCTGGCGAACTCTTTGTGGCTCCTGGATTTTCAACGGATCTCCAACACTCATCTTCCCAGAATTTTTTCAGACCACTCCCCCCTTCTTCTCTCTGCGTTTAAATCCGCTTATATCCCTAAAAAAAGTTTTCGTTTTGGCAATTGCTGGCTTGATTATGCAGGTTGCCATAAGAGTGTTCTCCGCGCTTGGGCTGGCTGTACTAATTCGTCTCCTCTTCGCTCTTTCTCTCTGGCGGTCTCGCGCACCAAACAATTTGTTCTTGGCTGGAGGAATTCTTGCCATGGTAACATTGAAGTTGAAATTGAAAACATTGAGAAAGAGATTCGTTCCCTTGAGGACGCGCCGTCATCCTCGGACGCATCTTGGAATTCCACCTGGCTCCGTGCTCTCCATAACAGACGCAACGCCTTACTGAGACAAAAGGACATTTATTGGCGCCAGCGGGCCCATGCTCACTGGCTGCATCACAGTGATAGGAACTCCAACTTTTTTCACAATTCGGTTAAAATTCGGCATCATCGTAACAGAATCAACTTCATCAAAGATTCCACGG ATAACCCCTCCCTCTCCTCTGATTTTCGCCCCATTTCGCTTTGCAACGTCTGTTATAAAATTGTTACCAAAATCCTTGCTACTCGCTTAAGGTCTGTTATCCACAAGATTGTCGGTCCTGAGCAAAATGGTTTCTTACCTGGCCGTGGCActtttgataacattattgcGGTTCAAGAGATTGCTCATAGCCTCGAATTCGATTTCCCAGCCCACCCGAGGATGATcttaaaaattgatattgagaaaGCCTTTGATACGATTGAATGGTTAGCTATTCTTGCCACCCTCAGTAGGATGGGCTTTCCTCTAGTTTGGATTAATTTGATCAAGTCCTGCCTTTCCTCGGCCTCTTTCTCTATAGTTATTAATGGTCAGAACTCTCCCTGGTTCTCTTCCAGCCGGGGAGTTAGGCAAGGTGATCCAATTTCCCCTCTCATTTTCATCCTAGTTTCTCAAAATCTCTCAGCCTTACTGAACAAAGCTCTCTCCCTTCAACTGGTGCCTGGATTCCACTGTGCCCTGACCAGGAATTTTAATCATCTAATGTTCGCGGATGATTTGATCATCATCACTTTGGCGTCTAGGAAGATCGCCAGAAACTGTGTGCTCTGCTTGAATCTCTACCAGAGCCTTACTGGTCAGAAACCCAACCTCAGTAAATCTCAATTCTTCCTTCCCTCCTGGGCCAATCGTACCATTGCTAGATCCATTTCCAGAATTCTTGGTTTTAATCAGGGGATTTTCCCTTTCATGTATCTTGGCGTCCCCATCTCTCCAAAGCGTCTCCCTGCCCCTCATTTTAACTCCATTACTAATCGAGTCCGCAATACTATCCACTCCTGGAACCACTCCTCTATCTCCACTGCTGGTCGAGCTATCCTTTTGAATAGCTCAATCTTCTCTGTTCCTACCTACCATCTCTCAGTTATGCACCTCCCCGTCTCCATTCTTAACGACATTTCCAAACTTGCTCGGAGTTTCCTCTTGGGGAAAACTGGCAATTGTAGTGGCTTCCATTCCATTCCTTGGACTGTTACTACACTTCCTAAATCTGAGGGTGGGTTGGAAATTCGTAATCTCTCTCTGGTTCAGCACTCTCTTATGGCTAAGAACATTTTTGCAGTCTTAAACATGGATAACAGAATTTGGGTGgacatttttaaaatcaaatacaagGATTGGCATCCTTGGAGCATTCCTTCTGTTTCTAATGCTTCTTGGTTTTTCAAATCTTTTTCGAAAAATGCTTCCATCCTCAAAAATAACCTTCATATTATTTCCTGCAACCCTGCTACTGCGAATTTATGGAATGATCCCATCCTCCTTGATCTTCCTATTTCGTGCAAACCCACTTTTTGGAATATGGACTTTTCTCCTCACGAGGTTTCCTTTATGGACTTATTTGATGGTAATTCTCTCCATCGCCCCACCCTGACCAATCTCTTGGGTACCTCCCTGAATTGGGACTGGATTGATAAGCTTAAGTTTGATACCCAGAGTGTTCCTCTTTGGGTTTGGGCTCCCCGGAACTCTTAG
- the LOC120259107 gene encoding aspartic proteinase oryzasin-1-like: MASVHGVFTACVLVSLLLLPLAIPSSADGLVKIGLKKKPIDDSSRLAARLTLQEGKRLNGHRYGLRNGLRDGNTDTDIISLKNYMNAQYFGEIGVGTPPQTFTVIFDTGSSNLWVPSAKCYFSVACLFHSKYRSSRSSTYKEDGKSAEIHYGTGAISGFFSQDHVKLGDLVVKDQPFIEATREPSITFMMAKFDGILGLGFKEISVGDAEPVWYNMVKQGLIKEPVFSFWFNRHAGEGEGGEIVFGGVDPNHYKGEHTYVPVTQKGYWQFNMEDVLIGGQTTGFCSGGCSAIADSGTSLIAGPTTVITEINQKIGAAGVVSQECKAVVAQYGEQILNLLLAEAQPAKICSQIGLCAFDGTQGVSIGIESVVDDDGGKLSAGHNDAMCTACEMAVVWMQNQLRQNQTQEQILSYVNELCDRLPSPMGESSVDCSSVPSMPTVSFTIGGKTFNLGPEQYILKVGEGSMAQCISGFTALDVPPPRGPLWILGDIFMGAYHTVFDYGNLQVGFAEAA, from the exons ATGGCTTCCGTTCATGGGGTTTTCACAGCCTGTGTTCTGGTATCACTTCTCTTGCTTCCACTTGCCATCCCTTCATCGGCCGACGGGTTGGTGAAGATTGGGTTGAAGAAGAAGCCCATTGATGACAGCAGCCGGCTTGCAGCTCGTCTCACTCTGCAGGAAGGGAAGCGTCTTAATGGTCACAGATATGGACTACGGAATGGCCTGCGGGATGGGAATACGGACACTGATATCATCTCCCTAAAGAACTACATGAACGCCCAGTACTTTGGGGAGATTGGCGTTGGTACACCCCCACAGACTTTTACAGTGATTTTTGATACCGGTAGCTCCAACCTCTGGGTCCCTTCTGCAAAATGCTATTTTTCG GTTGCTTGCTTGTTTCATTCCAAGTACAGATCTAGTCGATCGAGCACTTATAAGGAGGATG GGAAATCTGCAGAGATACACTATGGTACGGGTGCAATTTCTGGTTTCTTTAGCCAAGATCATGTTAAACTTGGTGATCTTGTTGTCAAGGATCAG CCATTCATTGAAGCGACTAGAGAGCCAAGCATTACTTTCATGATGGCAAAATTTGATGGCATACTTGGACTTGGATTCAAAGAGATTTCAGTTGGAGACGCAGAACCTGTATG GTATAACATGGTCAAACAAGGTTTAATCAAAGAACCTGTTTTCTCATTCTGGTTTAACCGGCATGCTGGGGAAGGGGAAGGTGGTGAAATTGTATTTGGAGGAGTTGATCCAAATCATTATAAGGGTGAACACACTTATGTCCCAGTAACACAAAAAGGATACTGGCAG TTTAACATGGAAGATGTTCTCATTGGTGGTCAAACAACTG GATTCTGCTCTGGAGGTTGTTCTGCAATTGCAGATTCTGGAACTTCTCTTATTGCTGGTCCCACG ACCGTCATTACAGAAATCAACCAGAAAATTGGTGCAGCTGGGGTGGTTAGCCAAGAGTGCAAAGCAGTGGTTGCGCAGTATGGGGAACAGATTCTGAATTTGCTCTTGGCAGAG GCACAACCTGCGAAAATCTGCTCTCAGATCGGACTTTGTGCCTTTGATGGAACTCAAGGAGTCAG TATTGGAATTGAGAGCGTGGTGGATGATGATGGGGGTAAGCTCTCAGCTGGTCATAATGATGCTATGTGTACTGCATGTGAGATGGCTGTTGTTTGGATGCAAAATCAGTTGAGGCAAAACCAGACACAGGAACAGATTTTGAGCTATGTCAATGAG CTGTGTGATCGTCTTCCTAGTCCCATGGGAGAGTCATCTGTTGACTGCAGCAGTGTGCCATCGATGCCCACTGTTTCTTTCACAATTGGCGGCAAAACTTTTAACCTTGGTCCAGAGCAG TACATTCttaaggttggagagggttctATGGCACAGTGCATTAGTGGGTTCACAGCCTTGGATGTACCTCCACCTCGTGGACCTCTCTG GATTCTGGGTGATATCTTCATGGGAGCCTACCACACTGTCTTTGATTATGGCAATCTGCAAGTTGGATTTGCTGAGGCAGCTTag